The following coding sequences are from one Arachis hypogaea cultivar Tifrunner chromosome 7, arahy.Tifrunner.gnm2.J5K5, whole genome shotgun sequence window:
- the LOC112703233 gene encoding DNA repair protein RAD51 homolog 3 isoform X1, producing MEVGMLPISASKRGKLLAAGYTSLHSISRASASQLATDIEVSQDEACEILKYASQTSALDPSIGNSNTSNLYGGQTAWTMLNEEKFSTRITTSCVDLDNILGGGITCKEVTELGGVPGIGKTQIGIQLAVNVQIPLEYGGLGGKAIYIDTEGSFMVERVLQIAEACIEDMSEYSNHFHNNVQDCEVKMHPNSILENIFCFRVCSYTEQIALVNYLDKFIEEHKDVKMIIIDSVTFHFRQDFEDMALRTRLLNEMALKLMKLARKFCLAVVLLNQVTTKYIEGSYQLTLALGDSWSHSCTNRIILFWNGDERHAYIDKSPSLKSASAAYSVTTRGIRNSNSSCKRIKIV from the exons ATGGAGGTGGGAATGCTTCCAATATCAGCTTCGAAGAGAGGGAAGCTCTTGGCAGCTGGCTATACTTCACTCCATTCCATTTCCCGTGCTTCCGCTTCACAACTTGCCACAG ATATCGAAGTATCTCAGGACGAGGCTTGTGAAATTCTGAAATATGCATCCCAAACCAGTGCTTTGGACCCATCAATTGGGAATAGTAATACTTCTAACCTCTATG GTGGTCAGACTGCGTGGACTATGCTTAATGAGGAAAAGTTTAGTACTCGCATTACGACATCTTGTGTGGATCTAGATAACATCCTTGGTGGAGGGATTACCTGCAAAGAAGTTACTGAATTAG GTGGAGTTCCCGGCATTGGTAAAACACAAATTGG GATTCAACTTGCAGTAAATGTTCAGATTCCACTAGAGTATGGTGGTCTAGGTGGGAAGGCAATATACATTG ACACAGAGGGAAGTTTTATGGTTGAACGTGTTTTACAAATTGCGGAAGCATGCATAGAAGACATGTCAGAATATAGCAACCACTTTCACAACAATGTTCAAGATTGCGAAGTCAAAATGCATCCCAATAGTATATTGGAAAATATATTCTGTTTTCGCGTTTGCAGCTATACTGAACAAATTGCTTTGGTGAATTACTTAGATAAATTCATCGAAGAGCATAAAGAT GTAAAAATGATCATTATTGACAGTGTCACCTTCCATTTCCGCCAAGATTTTGAAGACATGGCACTCAGGACTCGGTTATTGAATGAAATGGCTTTGAAGTTGATGAAACTTGCAAGAAAGTTCTGTTTGGCT GTTGTTCTTTTGAATCAAGTGACAACCAAGTACATTGAAGGTTCATATCAATTGACCCTTGCACTAG GCGATAGCTGGTCACATTCATGCACGAATCGGATCATCTTATTTTGGAATGGCGATGAACGGCATGCGTATATTGACAAATCTCCCTCTCTGAAATCAGCATCTGCAGCGTATTCCGTGACCACTAGAGGGATCCGTAATTCTAATTCAAGCTGCAAACGAATCAAGATAGTGTGA
- the LOC112703233 gene encoding DNA repair protein RAD51 homolog 3 isoform X2 produces MEVGMLPISASKRGKLLAAGYTSLHSISRASASQLATDIEVSQDEACEILKYASQTSALDPSIGNSGQTAWTMLNEEKFSTRITTSCVDLDNILGGGITCKEVTELGGVPGIGKTQIGIQLAVNVQIPLEYGGLGGKAIYIDTEGSFMVERVLQIAEACIEDMSEYSNHFHNNVQDCEVKMHPNSILENIFCFRVCSYTEQIALVNYLDKFIEEHKDVKMIIIDSVTFHFRQDFEDMALRTRLLNEMALKLMKLARKFCLAVVLLNQVTTKYIEGSYQLTLALGDSWSHSCTNRIILFWNGDERHAYIDKSPSLKSASAAYSVTTRGIRNSNSSCKRIKIV; encoded by the exons ATGGAGGTGGGAATGCTTCCAATATCAGCTTCGAAGAGAGGGAAGCTCTTGGCAGCTGGCTATACTTCACTCCATTCCATTTCCCGTGCTTCCGCTTCACAACTTGCCACAG ATATCGAAGTATCTCAGGACGAGGCTTGTGAAATTCTGAAATATGCATCCCAAACCAGTGCTTTGGACCCATCAATTGGGAATA GTGGTCAGACTGCGTGGACTATGCTTAATGAGGAAAAGTTTAGTACTCGCATTACGACATCTTGTGTGGATCTAGATAACATCCTTGGTGGAGGGATTACCTGCAAAGAAGTTACTGAATTAG GTGGAGTTCCCGGCATTGGTAAAACACAAATTGG GATTCAACTTGCAGTAAATGTTCAGATTCCACTAGAGTATGGTGGTCTAGGTGGGAAGGCAATATACATTG ACACAGAGGGAAGTTTTATGGTTGAACGTGTTTTACAAATTGCGGAAGCATGCATAGAAGACATGTCAGAATATAGCAACCACTTTCACAACAATGTTCAAGATTGCGAAGTCAAAATGCATCCCAATAGTATATTGGAAAATATATTCTGTTTTCGCGTTTGCAGCTATACTGAACAAATTGCTTTGGTGAATTACTTAGATAAATTCATCGAAGAGCATAAAGAT GTAAAAATGATCATTATTGACAGTGTCACCTTCCATTTCCGCCAAGATTTTGAAGACATGGCACTCAGGACTCGGTTATTGAATGAAATGGCTTTGAAGTTGATGAAACTTGCAAGAAAGTTCTGTTTGGCT GTTGTTCTTTTGAATCAAGTGACAACCAAGTACATTGAAGGTTCATATCAATTGACCCTTGCACTAG GCGATAGCTGGTCACATTCATGCACGAATCGGATCATCTTATTTTGGAATGGCGATGAACGGCATGCGTATATTGACAAATCTCCCTCTCTGAAATCAGCATCTGCAGCGTATTCCGTGACCACTAGAGGGATCCGTAATTCTAATTCAAGCTGCAAACGAATCAAGATAGTGTGA